DNA from Brachyspira aalborgi:
ACGCAACGCAACGCAACGCAACGCAACGCAACGCATTAGCGAAAATTTATTTAAAATTATTTTTTCACGCTCTCAATTACGCGTCTTTTATAATATTAATTTATTCAAAAAATATCATTATATTTTTTATAAAAATTTAAATTTTTGGAGGAACAATTATGAGTTTAAAAGGAAAAGTTGCTTTAGTAACAGGTTCGGCAAGCGGTTTAGGAAAAGCTTCCGTGCAAAGATTATCTAAAGACGGAGCGGCGGTAGTCGTAGCAGACTTGAATCTTGAAGGCGCTAAACAAGTAGCCGAAGAGATTAATTCAAGCGGAGGAAAGGCAATTGCCATTTCAATGGATGTTACGAGCGAAGAGGATGTAAATAACGGTTTCAAAAAGACTATAACCGATTTAGGCGGAATCGATATAGTTTTTTCAAATGCTGGTATTCAAATAGTTCATCCTATAGAAGAATTCCCTTTTGCAGAATGGAAAAAAATGATGGCTATTCATGCGGACGGAGCTTTTTTAACGGCAAAAGCGGCGTTTACTGAAATGAAAAAGTCAGGCAAAGGCGGACAAATTTTATTTATGGGTTCGGCTCATTCTCATTTAGCTTCGCCTTTCAAATCGCCTTATTGTTTTGCAAAACATGGGCTTTTGGGACTTGCAAGAGTTTTGGCAAAAGAGGGCGGCGAATTTAATATTCACACTTATGTAATATGTCCTGGATTTGTTAGAACTCCTTTAGTTGAAAAACAAATACCCGAACAAGCTAAAATAAAGGGAATTACCGAAGAAGAAGTTATAAGCACAATCATGTTAAAAGATACGGTTGATAAAAAATTTACGACTTTAGAAGAAGTCGCTAATTTGGTTTCTTTCTTCGCACATGATGAAGCTGGAGTTATGACTGGACAATCATTATTGGTAAGTCATGGCTGGGGAATGTGTTAAATGTAAAGGAGGTAAATAATGTTAGGTATTTTACTCGGTTTAATATGTCTAGCGTTTCTTACATATAAAGGAATGTCTATTCTATGGGTTGCGCCCGTTTCGGCTTTAGTAGTGGCGGCGTTTGGCGGAATGAATTTGCTTGACGCGTTTACGGGAGATTTTATGAAAGCTTTTGGCGGATACGCTACAAGTTGGTTTCCTATGTTTATGCTTGGAGCAATATTCGGAAAAGTTATGGAGGTTACGGGAGCTGCGGAAAGTATAGCGCATTTTCTCGCTAAAAAAATAGGTTATAAAAGAGCAATAATAGCGGTTGTCGTTATATGCGGAGTTTTAACTTATGGCGGAGTGTCTTTATTCGTTGTAGTATTCGTTATGTATCCTATGGGACTCGCTTTATTTAGAGAGGCTAATCTTCCAAGAAAAATGCTTCCTGGCTCAATAGCTTTAGGCGCTTTCGCTTTTACAATGACGGCGTTTCCTGGAACTCCTCAACTTACAAATGTTATACCCGCGACTTATTTCGGAACAGGTCCTATGAGCGCTCCCGTAATCGGTATAATATGCGGTATCTTAATGTTTATATTAGGAATATTATGGCTTCAATATAGAACTAAAAAATTGCAAGCTGCGGGAGAAGTTTTTGACGAACCCGAAGGCGAGACTACGGCGGGAGTTTCAAATCCTGAAGATTTGCCAAAATGGTATCTTGCCATAATACCGCCGCTACTAATTATAATTTTATTCAATGCGGTAAAATTAAATATAGTTGTCGCTTTGCTTGTCGGAGTTTTAGCTGGCATAATAATATTTATAAGAAGATTAAAAACTTTCGGCAATGTAATAAAAACATTAAATGACGGCGCGTCTGGCTCTATGCTTGCGATTCTTAATACGGCTGCTGGAGTAGGTTTTGGAGGAGTAATAAAAGCGGTTCCTGGTTTTGAACAATTAAAAACTTTGGTAACGGGAATAGACGCTTCGCCTTTAATATCGGAAGCTATAGCGATTAATGTTTTGGCGGGAGCTACAGGTTCTTCTTCTGGCGGAGTTTCAATAGTTTTGGAAGCTTTAGGTCCGCAATTTATAGAATTGGCTAAACAAAGCGGAATAGCTTTAGAGGTTTTCTCAAGAGTGGCTTCAATATCGGCTGGCGGTTTGGATACTCTCCCTCAATGCGGCGCCGTGTTGACGGTTCTTGCCGTAACAAAATTAACGCATAAAGATTCTTATATTGATATATTTATGTGTTGCACGGTAATTCCTATATCGGCTACTATACTCGCTATAATATTAGGAACACTCGGCATTGTATAATAAAA
Protein-coding regions in this window:
- a CDS encoding 3-hydroxybutyrate dehydrogenase, with product MSLKGKVALVTGSASGLGKASVQRLSKDGAAVVVADLNLEGAKQVAEEINSSGGKAIAISMDVTSEEDVNNGFKKTITDLGGIDIVFSNAGIQIVHPIEEFPFAEWKKMMAIHADGAFLTAKAAFTEMKKSGKGGQILFMGSAHSHLASPFKSPYCFAKHGLLGLARVLAKEGGEFNIHTYVICPGFVRTPLVEKQIPEQAKIKGITEEEVISTIMLKDTVDKKFTTLEEVANLVSFFAHDEAGVMTGQSLLVSHGWGMC
- a CDS encoding GntP family permease, whose translation is MLGILLGLICLAFLTYKGMSILWVAPVSALVVAAFGGMNLLDAFTGDFMKAFGGYATSWFPMFMLGAIFGKVMEVTGAAESIAHFLAKKIGYKRAIIAVVVICGVLTYGGVSLFVVVFVMYPMGLALFREANLPRKMLPGSIALGAFAFTMTAFPGTPQLTNVIPATYFGTGPMSAPVIGIICGILMFILGILWLQYRTKKLQAAGEVFDEPEGETTAGVSNPEDLPKWYLAIIPPLLIIILFNAVKLNIVVALLVGVLAGIIIFIRRLKTFGNVIKTLNDGASGSMLAILNTAAGVGFGGVIKAVPGFEQLKTLVTGIDASPLISEAIAINVLAGATGSSSGGVSIVLEALGPQFIELAKQSGIALEVFSRVASISAGGLDTLPQCGAVLTVLAVTKLTHKDSYIDIFMCCTVIPISATILAIILGTLGIV